Proteins encoded within one genomic window of Paramisgurnus dabryanus chromosome 13, PD_genome_1.1, whole genome shotgun sequence:
- the hoxa2b gene encoding homeobox protein Hox-A2b: MNYEFERETGFINSQPSLAECLTSFPPVGDAFQSSSIKSSTLSHSTLIPPPFEQTIPSLNPGSHPRHSRPKQNPNGLCPLPAASLPPEYPWMKEKKASKKNQTTSTATTTDPGPLYFSPQGSPEISDGGNGATRRLRTAYTNTQLLELEKEFHFNKYLCRPRRVEIAALLDLTERQVKVWFQNRRMKHKRQTQCKENHHGEGKPPSLEEAGGRGDGKCFYEQVANNVSGALLERESYPFQQNTLSSQQSQNGHNSDSQSTTASPLGSNDKHLKHFPNPSPTVPICASTMAPDCASGQDNGSPSALDVSLQDFNVFSNDSCLHLSDAGSPSLSESADSPIGLSTEAFDFFSETLTTIDLQHLSY, translated from the exons ATGAATTACGAATTCGAGCGAGAGACGGGTTTTATCAATAGTCAGCCGTCGCTCGCTGAGTGCCTGACATCTTTTCCCCCTGTCGGTGATGCATTTCAAAGTTCATCAATCAAGAGCTCGACGCTTTCACACTCGACACTGATTCCTCCTCCTTTTGAGCAGACCATTCCAAGCTTGAACCCCGGCAGCCACCCTCGCCACAGCCGGCCCAAGCAGAACCCCAATGGCTTATGCCCGCTGCCTGCTGCATCCCTACCCCCAGAGTACCCTTGGATGAAGGAGAAAAAAGCATCCAAGAAAAACCAGACAACTTCGACAGCAACCACCACCGACCCTGGTCCACTGTACTTCTCCCCTCAag GCTCGCCCGAGATTTCTGATGGTGGCAATGGGGCAACTCGGCGACTCAGAACGGCGTACACCAATACTCAGCTGCTGGAGCTGGAGAAGGAGTTTCACTTCAACAAGTACCTCTGCCGGCCACGGCGAGTGGAGATTGCCGCGCTGCTGGACCTTACCGAGAGGCAAGTCAAAGTATGGTTTCAAAACCGGAGAATGAAACACAAACGGCAAACGCAATGTAAAGAAAACCATCACGGTGAGGGGAAACCACCAAGTCTGGAGGAGGCAGGAGGACGGGGTGATGGGAAATGTTTTTACGAACAAGTGGCAAACAATGTATCTGGGGCGCTTTTGGAAAGAGAGAGTTATCCATTTCAGCAGAATACCTTAAGTTCTCAACAGTCACAGAATGGACACAATAGTGATTCCCAAAGCACAACTGCTTCGCCTTTAGGTAGCAATGACAAACATCTGAAACATTTTCCCAACCCGTCACCCACTGTTCCTATCTGCGCCTCAACAATGGCCCCGGATTGTGCATCTGGTCAGGACAATGGCAGTCCCTCGGCCCTGGACGTCTCTTTACAGGACTTTAACGTTTTCTCCAATGATTCCTGCCTGCACCTCTCAGATGCTGGGTCCCCAAGTTTGTCAGAGTCTGCAGACAGCCCCATTGGTTTGTCCACGGAGGCCTTTGATTTCTTCTCGGAGACGCTTACAACAATCGACCTGCAACACTTGAGCTACTAA